TTAGAACATCCAATGTTCGATTATGAATCATTTGAACGATAATTCCGACTACTTACTACGACTTATTTATCATTGATTTTAATTATACACACACTTATAATTACTTACAAAAGGATGTAAATGGAAGGAGGTTTCGTGATGTATCAAGAAGAACGACTGATTGCAGTGATTCAATACTTGAAGGAGAAGCGGAGGATATCCATCGAGCAGATGTGTGAGATGTTCGACATTTCCCGCGATACGGCCAGGCGCGATCTCGTTAAGCTGGAAGACAGGAAAGCGATTGTAAGGACACGTGGCGGAGCGATCCTGCCGACCTCCCACGCCGCCATCCAAGATTATACGAATCGTTTGAAAACGGTTTCTTATGAGAAGGAACGCATCGGCCGGGAAGCCGTCTCTCTCATGCAGCCGGGCGACAAACTGATACTCGATACGTCAACGACCGTCCAGGCGTGTGCCAATCAGATGACTCCGATGGAATTGACCGTCATCACCAATTCGATCCACCAGGCGAGCATTCTGTCCAATGTCGGTAATATTTCCATCCACCTGCTCGGCGGGCATCTGCAGAAAGAACACCAATTTCTGTACGGCGCCTCCGTTATTGAGCGTCTGCAAAGCTACCATGTCGATAAAGCATTTATCGGGGTCGTCGGCATATCCGATCAAGGCCTGACAATCGGC
This sequence is a window from Bacillus sp. SB49. Protein-coding genes within it:
- a CDS encoding DeoR/GlpR family DNA-binding transcription regulator, whose product is MYQEERLIAVIQYLKEKRRISIEQMCEMFDISRDTARRDLVKLEDRKAIVRTRGGAILPTSHAAIQDYTNRLKTVSYEKERIGREAVSLMQPGDKLILDTSTTVQACANQMTPMELTVITNSIHQASILSNVGNISIHLLGGHLQKEHQFLYGASVIERLQSYHVDKAFIGVVGISDQGLTIGIEEDGMVKRTMMKQAKEVIVLADHTKFGITEFFSFAGLEDVDIIVTDKLPNDRFQKMLKDNDVELIVTEEGKLNPWT